The proteins below come from a single Mycolicibacterium sp. TY81 genomic window:
- a CDS encoding alpha/beta fold hydrolase translates to MSDNRNARWLAGMAGLTAVGSVAGISVARSLRRRGGEDPYAGEDFTTLDADRGYVVTATDGVPLAVREVGPKDARLTVLFAHGFCNSMGSFHFQRARLAERWGDQVRMVFYDQRGHGRSSAGPTDSYTVPQLGQDLESVMRVMAPRGPVVLVGHSMGGMTVLSHARQFPHNYPARVCGVAILASAAQGVTRSPLGEVLQNPALEAAKVAVRFAPGAVSAGRGAAKAVIGPVLKAASFGDDAVSPSVARYVEEMTHNTSIRTTVEFLHALETHDEAGALPVLQHVPTLIACGDHDLLTPLAKSEAMARQLPKSELVIVEGAGHMVHMEQPELINEALERFVEHATPSRLVALTRHLRGKAKRNG, encoded by the coding sequence ATGAGCGACAACAGGAATGCCCGGTGGCTGGCGGGCATGGCCGGGCTCACGGCCGTGGGGTCAGTCGCCGGGATCAGCGTCGCCCGCTCGTTGCGCCGCCGTGGCGGTGAAGACCCTTACGCGGGTGAAGATTTCACCACGCTCGACGCCGACCGCGGGTACGTGGTGACGGCCACCGACGGGGTGCCGCTGGCGGTGCGCGAGGTCGGCCCGAAAGACGCCCGGTTGACGGTGCTTTTCGCGCACGGTTTCTGTAACAGTATGGGCTCCTTTCACTTTCAGCGGGCCCGGCTGGCCGAGCGGTGGGGCGACCAGGTCCGCATGGTGTTCTACGACCAGCGCGGTCACGGCCGGTCCTCGGCGGGCCCGACCGACTCGTACACCGTCCCGCAACTGGGGCAGGACCTCGAATCGGTGATGCGGGTGATGGCGCCGCGGGGGCCCGTGGTGCTGGTCGGTCACTCGATGGGTGGCATGACGGTGCTGTCCCACGCCCGGCAGTTTCCGCACAACTACCCGGCCCGCGTGTGCGGCGTGGCCATCCTCGCCTCTGCGGCACAAGGGGTTACGCGTTCGCCGTTGGGTGAGGTGCTGCAGAACCCGGCGCTGGAGGCGGCGAAGGTCGCAGTGCGGTTCGCGCCCGGCGCGGTCAGTGCGGGCCGTGGCGCGGCGAAGGCCGTCATCGGCCCGGTGCTCAAGGCCGCGTCGTTCGGTGACGACGCGGTCAGCCCGTCGGTGGCGCGGTACGTCGAGGAGATGACGCACAATACGTCGATCCGCACGACCGTCGAGTTCCTGCACGCACTCGAAACCCACGACGAGGCCGGGGCGCTGCCGGTCCTGCAGCACGTGCCCACGCTGATCGCCTGCGGCGACCACGATCTGCTCACCCCACTGGCCAAGTCCGAGGCGATGGCCCGGCAGCTGCCGAAGTCTGAACTGGTCATTGTCGAAGGGGCCGGGCACATGGTGCACATGGAGCAACCCGAACTGATCAACGAGGCGCTGGAGCGCTTCGTCGAGCACGCCACGCCGTCACGGTTGGTGGCGCTCACCCGGCATCTGCGTGGAAAGGCCAAGCGCAATGGATGA
- the alr gene encoding alanine racemase: protein MSSPDPQPAAQAVIDLGAIAHNVRLLRERAGSAAVMAVVKADGYGHGAPQVARAALAAGAAELGVTNITEALALRQAGITAPVLSWLNLPGTDFAPALAADVQVAVASVRQFDDVLDGVRRSGAPATLTVKVDTGLSRNGVSPAEYPALLDAIARAAADGAVRPRGIMSHLACGDDPQHPMNDTQAERLTAARKQAAAAGVHFEVAHLANSPATLTRPDLHFDVVRPGIAVYGQTPIPALGDFGLRPVMTLKCPVTAVRSIKAGDGVSYGHTWIADRDTTVGLIPLGYADGVFRSLSGRIDVSINGARYRNIGRICMDQFVVDLGPDGAGVKVGDEAVLFGSGAAGEPTAQDWAELLGTINYEVVTSPRGRVARTYRESTG, encoded by the coding sequence ATGAGTTCGCCCGATCCTCAACCCGCTGCCCAGGCCGTCATCGACCTGGGCGCAATTGCGCATAACGTGCGGCTTCTGCGGGAACGCGCAGGCAGCGCCGCGGTGATGGCGGTGGTCAAGGCCGACGGTTACGGGCACGGTGCGCCGCAGGTGGCGCGTGCCGCCCTGGCCGCCGGGGCCGCCGAGCTGGGCGTCACCAACATCACCGAGGCGCTGGCGCTGCGGCAGGCCGGCATCACGGCGCCCGTGCTGTCCTGGCTGAACCTGCCCGGTACCGACTTCGCGCCCGCGCTGGCCGCCGATGTGCAGGTGGCGGTGGCGTCGGTGCGCCAGTTCGACGACGTGCTCGACGGCGTGCGCCGCAGCGGTGCGCCGGCGACGCTCACCGTCAAGGTCGACACCGGCCTCAGCCGCAACGGCGTCAGCCCCGCCGAATACCCGGCCCTCCTCGACGCCATCGCCCGGGCCGCCGCCGACGGCGCGGTGCGTCCCCGCGGCATCATGAGTCACCTCGCATGCGGCGACGACCCGCAGCACCCGATGAACGACACCCAGGCCGAGCGCCTCACTGCGGCTCGGAAACAGGCCGCGGCGGCCGGCGTGCACTTCGAAGTGGCGCACCTGGCCAACTCGCCCGCGACCCTGACGCGGCCCGATCTGCATTTCGATGTGGTGCGGCCGGGTATCGCGGTCTACGGGCAGACGCCGATCCCCGCGCTCGGCGATTTCGGCCTGCGGCCCGTCATGACGCTGAAATGCCCTGTCACCGCGGTGCGTTCGATCAAAGCCGGCGACGGCGTGTCCTACGGGCACACCTGGATCGCCGACCGCGACACCACCGTCGGGTTGATCCCGCTCGGCTACGCCGACGGGGTTTTCCGCAGCCTGAGCGGACGCATCGACGTCAGCATCAACGGCGCCCGCTACCGCAACATCGGCCGAATCTGTATGGACCAGTTCGTCGTTGACCTCGGACCCGACGGTGCCGGTGTCAAGGTCGGCGACGAGGCGGTGCTGTTCGGCTCGGGCGCCGCCGGTGAGCCGACGGCGCAGGACTGGGCCGAACTGCTGGGCACCATCAACTACGAGGTCGTCACCAGCCCGCGGGGCCGGGTCGCCCGGACCTATCGCGAGTCGACGGGCTGA
- a CDS encoding glutamate decarboxylase translates to MSRKHVHGPIMSPAYTGRLSTAPVPSLRLPDDPLDPQAAYRFIHDELMLDGSSRLNLATFVTTWMDPEAEKLMAETFDKNMIDKDEYPATAAIESRCVSMVADLFHAEDLRDDDPSSACGVSTIGSSEAVMLAGLALKWRWREKVGDWKGRTPNLVMGSNVQVVWEKFCRYFDVEPRYLPMAEDRYVITPEQVLANVDEDTIGVVGILGTTFTGELEPIAEICAALDQLAQEKGLDIPVHVDAASGGFVVPFLHPDLHWDFRLPRVVSINVSGHKYGLTYPGIGFVVWRSKEHLPEDLVFRVNYLGGDMPTFTLNFSRPGNQVVGQYYNFLRLGRAGYTQIMRCLSDTARWIGDELRGSEHFEVITDGSAIPVIACRLKGKRPYTEFDVSHALRAYGWQVPAYTMPEGATDIAVLRVVVREGFSADLARALRDDLTTVLNSLDELKPKGQFDDVQPFAH, encoded by the coding sequence ATGTCGCGCAAGCATGTTCATGGACCGATCATGAGTCCTGCGTACACCGGCCGGTTGTCCACCGCGCCGGTCCCATCGTTGCGTCTGCCCGACGACCCGCTGGACCCGCAGGCCGCCTACCGCTTCATCCACGACGAGCTGATGCTCGACGGCAGCTCCCGGCTGAACCTCGCGACGTTCGTCACCACGTGGATGGACCCCGAGGCCGAGAAGCTGATGGCCGAGACGTTCGACAAGAACATGATCGACAAGGACGAATACCCGGCGACCGCGGCCATCGAGTCCCGCTGCGTGTCCATGGTGGCCGATCTCTTCCACGCCGAAGACCTGCGCGACGACGACCCGTCGTCGGCCTGCGGCGTCTCGACCATCGGTTCCAGCGAGGCCGTCATGCTGGCCGGCCTGGCGCTCAAGTGGCGGTGGCGAGAGAAGGTGGGCGACTGGAAGGGACGCACCCCCAACCTGGTGATGGGCTCCAACGTCCAGGTGGTGTGGGAGAAGTTCTGCCGTTATTTCGACGTCGAGCCGCGGTACCTGCCGATGGCCGAGGACCGCTACGTCATCACCCCGGAGCAGGTGCTCGCCAATGTCGACGAGGACACCATCGGCGTGGTGGGCATCCTGGGCACCACGTTCACCGGTGAGCTGGAACCCATCGCCGAGATCTGTGCGGCGCTCGATCAGCTCGCGCAGGAGAAGGGCCTGGACATCCCGGTCCACGTCGACGCCGCCAGCGGTGGTTTCGTGGTGCCGTTCCTGCACCCGGATCTGCATTGGGATTTCCGGCTGCCGCGCGTGGTCTCGATCAACGTCAGCGGCCACAAGTACGGGCTGACGTACCCGGGCATCGGTTTCGTGGTCTGGCGCAGCAAGGAGCACCTGCCCGAGGACCTCGTGTTCCGGGTCAACTACCTGGGCGGCGACATGCCGACCTTCACCCTGAATTTCTCGCGGCCCGGCAATCAGGTGGTCGGCCAGTACTACAACTTCCTGCGTCTCGGCCGGGCCGGCTACACGCAGATCATGCGCTGCCTGTCGGACACCGCCCGGTGGATCGGCGACGAGCTGCGGGGCAGCGAGCACTTCGAGGTCATCACGGATGGCTCGGCCATCCCGGTGATCGCCTGCCGGCTCAAGGGCAAGCGGCCCTACACCGAATTCGACGTGTCACACGCGCTGCGTGCCTACGGCTGGCAGGTGCCGGCGTACACCATGCCCGAGGGTGCGACGGACATCGCAGTGCTGCGTGTGGTGGTGCGTGAGGGCTTCTCGGCGGACCTGGCCCGTGCCCTGCGCGACGACCTGACCACCGTCCTGAACAGCCTCGACGAACTCAAACCGAAAGGCCAGTTCGACGACGTGCAGCCCTTCGCCCACTAG
- a CDS encoding NAD(P)H-hydrate dehydratase codes for MRHYYTAEQIRAAEAPLLASLPDGVLMRRAAYGLATAIATELKARTGGVSGRSVCAVVGSGDNGGDALWAATFLRRRGAAATAVLLNPDRTHPKALTAFRKAGGRVVESIPPSTDLVIDGVVGIGATGPLRPNAAAVFAANTAPVVAVDLPSGIDVQTGATDGPHAHAALTVTFGGLKPVHGLADCGRVELIDIGLDLPEPAFLGFEAHDVRARWPVPHPSDDKYSQGVTGVLAGSATYPGAAILSSGAAVAATSGMVRYAGSAHAEVVSHWPEVVAAADMTAAGRVQAWVVGPGLGTDTAGEDALRFALDTDLPVIVDADALTLLAADLDLVADRAAPTVLTPHAGEFARLAGHPPGPDRVTATRELAERLGATVLLKGNVTIIAESDGPTYLNPAGQSWAATAGSGDVLSGIIGALLASGIAPGEAAAMAAFVHARAAGLSAADPGPNPAPTSAHRILAHVRAAVASL; via the coding sequence ATGCGGCACTACTACACCGCCGAGCAGATCCGCGCGGCCGAGGCGCCGCTGTTGGCTTCGCTGCCCGATGGCGTGCTCATGCGCCGGGCGGCATACGGGTTGGCGACGGCGATCGCCACCGAACTCAAGGCCCGCACCGGCGGCGTGAGCGGGCGCAGCGTCTGTGCGGTGGTGGGCTCCGGCGACAACGGCGGCGACGCGCTCTGGGCGGCCACGTTCCTGCGCCGCCGCGGTGCGGCCGCTACAGCGGTGCTCCTGAACCCGGACCGCACCCACCCGAAGGCGCTCACCGCATTCCGAAAAGCCGGCGGCAGAGTAGTTGAAAGCATTCCGCCGTCAACCGATTTGGTGATCGACGGCGTTGTCGGCATCGGCGCCACCGGGCCGCTCCGGCCCAATGCCGCGGCGGTCTTCGCGGCCAACACCGCACCCGTCGTTGCCGTCGACCTCCCCAGCGGCATCGACGTCCAGACCGGTGCCACCGACGGCCCCCACGCGCACGCCGCGCTGACCGTCACCTTCGGCGGGCTCAAACCCGTACACGGACTGGCCGACTGCGGACGGGTCGAACTCATCGACATCGGACTCGACCTGCCGGAGCCCGCGTTCCTCGGATTCGAAGCGCACGACGTCCGCGCCCGCTGGCCGGTGCCGCACCCGTCGGACGACAAGTACAGCCAAGGCGTCACGGGTGTGCTTGCCGGGTCGGCGACGTATCCGGGCGCAGCGATCCTGAGCAGCGGCGCCGCCGTCGCCGCGACCTCGGGCATGGTCCGTTACGCCGGCTCCGCGCACGCCGAAGTGGTGTCGCACTGGCCGGAAGTCGTTGCGGCGGCGGATATGACGGCTGCGGGCCGGGTCCAGGCGTGGGTGGTCGGCCCCGGGCTCGGTACCGACACCGCCGGCGAGGACGCGCTGCGGTTCGCGCTGGACACCGACCTGCCCGTGATCGTCGACGCCGATGCACTGACCTTGTTGGCCGCCGACCTCGACCTTGTCGCGGACCGCGCGGCACCGACGGTGCTGACGCCCCATGCCGGTGAATTCGCCCGGCTCGCAGGACATCCGCCCGGACCCGACCGGGTGACCGCTACCCGCGAACTGGCCGAACGTCTGGGCGCCACCGTACTGTTGAAGGGCAACGTCACCATCATCGCCGAATCGGACGGCCCCACCTATCTCAATCCCGCCGGCCAATCCTGGGCTGCCACAGCCGGATCCGGCGACGTGCTGTCCGGCATCATTGGCGCCCTGCTGGCGTCGGGCATCGCACCGGGTGAGGCCGCCGCGATGGCGGCCTTCGTGCATGCCCGTGCGGCGGGCCTGTCCGCAGCCGACCCCGGTCCCAACCCCGCGCCCACATCGGCGCACCGCATCCTGGCCCATGTCCGGGCCGCTGTCGCATCGCTCTAA
- a CDS encoding zinc-dependent dehydrogenase, whose amino-acid sequence MKALRYYAPEDVRLEDVPEPVCGPDEIKIRVRNCSTCGTDVKILHNGHQNLTPPRTIGHEIAGDIVEVGANVNAAYGTEWAEGDRVQVIAAVPCGECHECRKGWMAVCQNQTSMGYQYDGGFAEYMIVPRQVLKVDGLNRIPDNVGYDEASAAEPFACAINAQDLLGIEPGDTVVVFGAGPIGCMHIRIARGVHDCGPVYLVDVNDARLAMSADAVHPDAVINAAEVDVVEKVMELTGGRGADVVITATAANITQEQAIAMAARNGRISFFGGLPKTNPTITCDSNVVHYRQLHIHGANGSAPEHNKRALHYISTGQVPVKDLITRHIALDEVLDAFSIVQNGEAIKVTVEPSAVLV is encoded by the coding sequence ATGAAAGCGCTGCGCTACTACGCACCCGAGGACGTCCGGCTCGAAGATGTGCCCGAGCCGGTATGCGGACCCGACGAGATCAAGATCCGGGTGCGCAACTGTTCGACCTGCGGCACGGACGTCAAAATCCTGCACAACGGGCACCAGAACCTGACCCCGCCGCGGACCATCGGGCACGAGATCGCCGGCGACATCGTCGAGGTGGGGGCCAACGTGAACGCCGCCTACGGCACCGAGTGGGCCGAGGGCGACCGGGTTCAGGTGATCGCCGCGGTCCCGTGCGGCGAGTGCCACGAGTGCCGCAAAGGCTGGATGGCCGTGTGCCAGAACCAGACCTCGATGGGCTACCAGTACGACGGCGGATTCGCCGAGTACATGATCGTGCCGCGCCAGGTACTCAAAGTCGATGGGCTGAACCGGATTCCGGACAACGTCGGCTACGACGAGGCGTCGGCCGCGGAACCCTTCGCGTGCGCCATTAACGCCCAGGATCTGCTCGGCATCGAGCCGGGTGACACCGTCGTGGTGTTCGGTGCCGGTCCCATCGGGTGCATGCACATCCGCATCGCCCGTGGTGTGCACGACTGCGGGCCGGTGTACCTCGTGGACGTCAACGACGCCCGCCTGGCGATGTCCGCCGATGCCGTGCACCCCGATGCGGTGATCAATGCGGCGGAGGTCGACGTCGTCGAGAAGGTCATGGAACTGACCGGAGGCCGCGGCGCCGACGTGGTGATCACCGCGACCGCCGCCAATATCACGCAGGAGCAGGCCATCGCGATGGCCGCGCGCAACGGCCGCATCTCGTTCTTCGGCGGCCTGCCCAAGACGAATCCGACGATCACCTGCGATTCCAACGTGGTGCACTACCGCCAGCTGCACATCCACGGCGCCAACGGATCTGCGCCCGAGCACAACAAGCGGGCGCTGCACTACATCTCAACCGGCCAGGTTCCGGTGAAGGACTTGATCACCCGGCACATCGCCCTCGACGAGGTGCTCGATGCGTTCTCGATCGTCCAGAACGGCGAGGCCATCAAGGTGACGGTGGAGCCCAGCGCGGTTCTCGTCTGA
- a CDS encoding PTS mannitol transporter subunit IICBA: MNATTETPQRASLRVRVQQLGTALSNMVMPNIGAFIAWGLITALFIKTGWLPGLFHALQNPDGWVAHIGGWGAYEKGGIVGPMITYLLPILIGSTGGRMVYGTRGAVVGAITTMGVVAGSDVPMFMGAMIMGPLGGWVIKKLDALWDGKIRPGFEMLVNNFSAGIAGLVLAVIGFFGVGPVVSAFTRGAGHGVDFLVGHDLLPLTSIFIEPAKVLFLNNAINHGVLTPLGTTQALATGKSVLFLLEANPGPGLGILLAFMVFGRGAAKASAPGAAIIQFLGGIHEIYFPYVLMKPKLIAATILGGMTGVFINVLFGSGLRAPAAPGSIIAVYAQTASGSYLGVTLSVLGAAAVSFAVACVLLKTDRATDEPDLAAATAEMEALKGKRSSVASALVGTSATAPITNIVFACDAGMGSSAMGASVLRKKIRDAGFTGVTVVNQAISNLTDTYGLAVTHRDLTERARQKTPSAIHVSVDDFMNSPRYDEILELLGRTNGTPGSSGESATAPTEPTADSDDVLSLDSIVLAGSATTAEAAITEAGNLLVSAQAVDVSYVDAMHEREKSVSTYMGNGLAIPHGTNDAKSAIRHSGISFVRYPEPIDWNGKPAEFVVGIAGAGKDHMALLTRIAQVFLNKDEVDRLRRASTAEEVRAVLSEAR; the protein is encoded by the coding sequence GTGAACGCAACGACGGAAACACCGCAGCGCGCCAGTCTGCGCGTGCGGGTGCAGCAGCTCGGCACCGCGCTGTCGAACATGGTCATGCCGAACATCGGCGCCTTCATCGCCTGGGGCCTGATCACCGCGCTGTTCATCAAGACCGGCTGGCTGCCCGGCCTCTTTCACGCGCTGCAGAACCCGGACGGCTGGGTGGCCCACATCGGCGGCTGGGGCGCCTACGAAAAGGGCGGCATCGTCGGGCCGATGATCACCTACCTGCTGCCGATCCTCATCGGATCCACCGGCGGACGGATGGTGTACGGAACCCGTGGAGCCGTCGTCGGCGCCATCACCACCATGGGCGTGGTTGCCGGGTCCGATGTTCCGATGTTCATGGGCGCAATGATCATGGGTCCCTTGGGCGGCTGGGTCATCAAGAAGCTGGATGCGTTGTGGGATGGCAAGATCCGCCCCGGCTTCGAGATGCTGGTGAACAACTTCTCGGCCGGCATCGCCGGACTGGTGCTGGCCGTCATCGGGTTCTTCGGTGTCGGCCCGGTGGTATCGGCGTTCACCCGCGGCGCCGGCCACGGTGTCGACTTCCTCGTCGGCCACGACCTGCTGCCCCTGACCTCGATCTTCATCGAGCCCGCCAAGGTGCTCTTCCTCAACAACGCCATCAACCATGGCGTGCTCACTCCCCTGGGTACCACTCAGGCGCTCGCCACCGGCAAATCCGTGCTGTTCCTGCTGGAAGCCAATCCGGGACCCGGTCTGGGAATCCTGTTGGCGTTCATGGTGTTCGGCCGCGGGGCCGCCAAGGCATCCGCACCGGGCGCCGCCATCATCCAGTTCCTCGGTGGCATTCACGAGATCTACTTCCCGTACGTGCTGATGAAGCCGAAGCTGATCGCCGCCACCATCCTGGGCGGGATGACGGGCGTCTTCATCAACGTGCTGTTCGGCTCCGGCCTGCGCGCACCCGCCGCGCCCGGCTCGATCATCGCCGTCTACGCCCAGACCGCGTCCGGCAGCTACCTCGGCGTCACGCTGTCGGTGCTGGGGGCGGCCGCAGTCTCGTTCGCGGTTGCCTGCGTGCTGCTCAAGACCGACCGCGCCACCGACGAGCCCGATCTGGCTGCCGCCACCGCCGAGATGGAGGCACTGAAGGGCAAGCGATCCAGCGTGGCCTCGGCACTGGTGGGCACCTCCGCGACCGCACCCATCACCAACATCGTGTTCGCCTGCGACGCCGGCATGGGTTCGTCCGCGATGGGAGCCTCGGTGCTGCGCAAGAAGATTCGCGACGCCGGCTTCACCGGCGTGACGGTCGTCAACCAGGCCATCTCCAACCTGACCGACACCTACGGGCTGGCCGTCACCCACCGTGATCTCACCGAGCGCGCCCGGCAGAAGACCCCGTCGGCCATCCATGTCTCGGTCGACGACTTCATGAACTCGCCCCGCTACGACGAAATCCTGGAACTACTGGGACGTACCAACGGCACCCCTGGGTCCTCAGGCGAATCCGCCACGGCGCCAACCGAACCCACGGCCGATTCCGACGATGTGCTGTCGCTCGACTCGATCGTGCTGGCCGGCTCGGCCACCACCGCCGAGGCCGCCATCACCGAGGCCGGCAACCTGCTGGTCTCCGCGCAGGCCGTCGACGTCTCGTATGTCGACGCCATGCACGAGCGGGAGAAATCGGTATCGACGTACATGGGCAACGGCCTGGCGATCCCGCACGGCACCAACGATGCCAAGAGTGCGATCCGGCATTCCGGAATCTCGTTCGTCCGCTATCCCGAGCCCATCGACTGGAACGGCAAGCCCGCCGAGTTCGTGGTGGGCATCGCCGGCGCAGGCAAGGACCACATGGCGCTGCTCACGCGAATCGCGCAGGTGTTCCTGAACAAGGACGAGGTGGACCGGTTGCGCCGGGCCAGCACAGCCGAGGAGGTCCGGGCGGTGCTGAGCGAAGCGCGGTAG
- a CDS encoding DeoR/GlpR family DNA-binding transcription regulator, whose product MDSDSRQRQIVEFARTRGRVEVLALAEELNVASETIRRDLKVLAGRRMLKRVHGGAIPLETAAFESTVEYRSQVDLAQKHRIAAAAADLLHGAETVYLDEGFTPRLIAEQLADQELTVVTSSLLAAEALAHSATVTVMLLGGRMRGRTLATVDNWAVERLRSLVIDVAYLGTNGITPEHGLTTPDPAVAAVKQTAVSVAMRRILVAADSKFGETSFCRFADVSDFDAIVTGTELPAAAAARYEALGPSVVRA is encoded by the coding sequence GTGGATTCAGACAGCCGCCAGCGCCAGATCGTCGAGTTCGCCCGCACCCGTGGGCGGGTCGAGGTGCTGGCGCTGGCCGAAGAACTGAACGTGGCCTCGGAGACCATCCGCCGCGACCTGAAGGTGCTGGCCGGGCGCCGCATGCTCAAACGGGTCCACGGTGGAGCCATCCCACTGGAGACAGCGGCATTCGAATCGACGGTGGAGTACCGCAGCCAGGTCGATCTGGCCCAGAAACACCGCATCGCGGCCGCCGCCGCGGATCTGCTGCACGGAGCCGAAACCGTTTATCTGGATGAGGGTTTCACTCCGCGGCTGATCGCCGAGCAGCTGGCGGATCAGGAGCTGACGGTGGTGACGTCGTCACTGCTGGCCGCGGAAGCGCTGGCCCACAGCGCGACCGTGACGGTGATGCTGCTCGGCGGACGAATGCGCGGACGAACCCTGGCCACGGTGGACAACTGGGCCGTGGAGCGGTTGCGCAGCCTCGTAATCGACGTCGCCTACCTCGGCACCAACGGCATCACGCCCGAGCACGGGCTGACCACCCCCGATCCCGCGGTGGCCGCGGTCAAGCAAACCGCGGTGTCGGTCGCGATGCGCCGCATCCTGGTGGCCGCCGATTCCAAATTCGGCGAGACCAGCTTCTGCCGGTTCGCCGACGTGTCCGACTTCGACGCGATCGTCACCGGTACGGAACTGCCGGCCGCCGCGGCGGCCCGTTATGAAGCGCTAGGGCCTTCGGTGGTGCGCGCGTGA
- a CDS encoding HNH endonuclease signature motif containing protein, with protein sequence MGITPDLNALLDHLRSVQVSDEMSVDEVVAAMTCVLRLRNVADHLAAMLTGALDRCGAAAAQGRTPRELLMALGCAPSVAQRLVRVGAALPALPTLAAHAADGAISGEHVDAIVKGINHIRARAPGELDEETRYQQVTDLLGQFYSGATPADIDKRARRLGNRVAAAEGGLPAAEDRSINTVEHRVTSDGRVQVRADLDVEVGAKLVAAIEEHSAPRPEPDGTPDTRTAGRRRADALEAVLDIAARGGDTASAPRTQLLVTVPADTPDLAALEFIGSISTMTLERICCDTTVTTIIVDGEHVPLDIGREKRLFPPHLRKALYHRDECCIKCGAPPGRTHAHHIIHWTHHGETSLANGCLLCPACHANVHHDGWDVVMGLDKHPWLIPPAAVDPHRKPIPAYNRRTMRLDHAAA encoded by the coding sequence ATGGGAATCACACCGGATCTCAACGCTCTTCTCGATCACCTTCGCAGTGTGCAGGTCTCCGACGAGATGTCGGTGGACGAGGTCGTTGCGGCGATGACGTGCGTGCTGCGGCTGCGCAATGTGGCCGACCATCTGGCGGCGATGCTGACCGGGGCGCTGGACCGCTGTGGTGCCGCGGCCGCGCAGGGGCGGACGCCGAGGGAGTTGTTGATGGCGTTGGGGTGTGCGCCGTCGGTCGCGCAGCGGCTGGTCCGGGTCGGCGCCGCGTTACCGGCATTGCCCACATTGGCGGCCCATGCCGCCGACGGTGCGATCTCCGGGGAGCATGTCGATGCGATCGTCAAAGGCATCAACCACATCCGCGCCCGCGCACCCGGCGAGCTGGACGAGGAGACCCGGTACCAGCAGGTGACCGATCTGTTGGGACAGTTCTACTCCGGCGCCACCCCCGCCGACATCGACAAACGCGCCCGCCGGCTGGGCAACCGGGTCGCCGCTGCCGAAGGTGGGTTGCCGGCCGCCGAGGACCGGTCGATCAACACCGTCGAGCACCGCGTCACCTCCGATGGTCGGGTGCAGGTGCGCGCGGACTTGGACGTGGAGGTGGGCGCCAAGCTGGTCGCAGCGATCGAGGAACACTCGGCACCGCGGCCAGAACCCGACGGCACCCCCGACACCCGCACCGCGGGCAGGCGGCGGGCGGATGCGCTGGAGGCGGTGCTGGACATCGCCGCCCGCGGCGGCGACACCGCGTCCGCGCCGCGCACCCAGCTACTGGTGACGGTGCCCGCCGACACCCCCGACCTGGCGGCGTTGGAATTCATCGGATCGATCAGCACCATGACCCTGGAACGAATCTGCTGCGACACCACCGTCACCACGATCATCGTCGACGGCGAACACGTACCCCTCGATATAGGGCGCGAGAAGCGGCTGTTCCCGCCGCACCTGCGCAAAGCGCTCTATCACCGCGATGAATGCTGCATCAAATGCGGCGCCCCACCCGGACGCACCCACGCCCACCACATCATCCACTGGACCCACCACGGTGAGACATCACTAGCCAACGGCTGCCTGCTGTGCCCGGCCTGCCACGCCAACGTCCACCACGACGGCTGGGACGTCGTCATGGGCCTGGACAAACACCCCTGGCTCATCCCACCCGCGGCCGTCGACCCACACCGAAAACCCATCCCCGCATACAACCGCCGCACCATGCGCCTCGACCACGCGGCCGCATAA